The Theobroma cacao cultivar B97-61/B2 chromosome 2, Criollo_cocoa_genome_V2, whole genome shotgun sequence genome includes the window GTTCAGaacccaaaatttttgaagatcCGCCAATCTTCTCAAGAAACTTCTCCATGTTTGAATTCATTCTAGCTATGTACGTTTCCATAAGTGCATATTTTTCCTCCATGGCCTCCATTTTCACCACCATCTTGCGCACCTCTTCATTTGCTGACTTTTTGGCCTCAGAAGCCATCCTCACAAGGTCATCACGACTATGTCTTGGGCCAAAAACAGCAGTATGAGTGGCACCCAATCCATAAGTTTGCACACGgttgcatttttcttttcccataACTTGACAGAAGGTGTCATTTGACTCATCACTACCTTGTGAGTTATTCTGTCTCTCAGCTGCTTGTTTGCGGAGTTTTGACTGCGATGATAATACAAAACTTATCAAGGAGTGGACAGATTTACATATAAATAGCactaataagaaataaattaattacttataCATACAATAAATGCTGCCGCTGTCTCATCAACAGGCTGCCCATTCTTGCGTGTATGTGTTAATATATAAAGCTCAGCTCTAGTAGGCTCCTTCCCATCAGGCCTCTTGTTTCGCTATTTCCGAAGCAACAGGAACAACTGCTTTCAATATGGATTTCAAAACGAAAAAAGCAAAACATGAGAAATTACCTCCTCCTCACGTATCCTTGCATAACTCTTGGTGCCTGATGCATGTCCACCCTTCTGTTTTGCACGGTTAGCCTTATTTGTAGCACAACGCTTCTACAAATGGCATATGTAGAGAACATGTTTCCACATTTCTAATGCTAGAGAGGAGAATTTTGAACTaccaataaaatttgcacCAGAATAGAAGAATTGGAATGTGCAATTGCTGCTCCTCACGTACCTTTGTGTCATCAGAGTTCCAATATGAGATAAGGCTTGGCCATTGCTCAGGAACCACCCTTGGATCACATACCTTCAAGCGCTCTTCATCGGTATTAAGAGCATCATAATATGATGCCTTTAACTCTGCCTTCCAGTCCCTCCATTTTGTAGCAAGAGACTGCATGACCCAAGACTTGCAACTTGGATCAAGGTCAAACTTTGTCTATAGCACATAGAGGAGGCAAAATGTCACTAAAAAGAGAAAGCAATAAGACACAAAAAGAAAGGGTAAAATGTCTTATCATACCTGAACATATTCCCAGATTTCCTCTTTGTAAGAATCCGGCATTGCCCTCcagtgaaaaaaaataaggggTGCCCTGTGTCCATTCCGTGCTATAGTGCCCAGGAAGCTGCTTAGCTTGGCTGACTCAGG containing:
- the LOC18607151 gene encoding uncharacterized protein LOC18607151 isoform X2, whose amino-acid sequence is MGPAASIYGGAPSHSHSQQPQLSHNQPYGLQQQQSINQPSQLQAVADGGHSHSLPQADYTRCSGYVPWCPVDPMVVGHSQSHPQQFSLSHGQSIEQQQLQPQASPCQPESSPLQDNVDIDSALRGIRCALRYSTGPTTSKSYLENQDQLGPIELQSEQNPQSQEQPHQMPQLPEKKKRGRGPTCCLILNDLADGERIFVHDNKLGQPVGPESAKLSSFLGTIARNGHRAPLIFFHWRAMPDSYKEEIWEYVQTKFDLDPSCKSWVMQSLATKWRDWKAELKASYYDALNTDEERLKVCDPRVVPEQWPSLISYWNSDDTKKRCATNKANRAKQKGGHASGTKSYARIREEERNKRPDGKEPTRAELYILTHTRKNGQPVDETAAAFISKLRKQAAERQNNSQGSDESNDTFCQVMGKEKCNRVQTYGLGATHTAVFGPRHSRDDLVRMASEAKKSANEEVRKMVVKMEAMEEKYALMETYIARMNSNMEKFLEKIGGSSKILGSEQAADAEDDA
- the LOC18607151 gene encoding uncharacterized protein LOC18607151 isoform X1; protein product: MGPAASIYGGAPSHSHSQQPQLSHNQPYGLQQQQSINQPSQLQAVADGGHSHSLPQADYTRCSGYVPWCPVDPMVVGHSQSHPQQFSLSHGQSIEQQQLQPQASPCQPESSPLQDNVDIEHSHLSLTDSALRGIRCALRYSTGPTTSKSYLENQDQLGPIELQSEQNPQSQEQPHQMPQLPEKKKRGRGPTCCLILNDLADGERIFVHDNKLGQPVGPESAKLSSFLGTIARNGHRAPLIFFHWRAMPDSYKEEIWEYVQTKFDLDPSCKSWVMQSLATKWRDWKAELKASYYDALNTDEERLKVCDPRVVPEQWPSLISYWNSDDTKKRCATNKANRAKQKGGHASGTKSYARIREEERNKRPDGKEPTRAELYILTHTRKNGQPVDETAAAFISKLRKQAAERQNNSQGSDESNDTFCQVMGKEKCNRVQTYGLGATHTAVFGPRHSRDDLVRMASEAKKSANEEVRKMVVKMEAMEEKYALMETYIARMNSNMEKFLEKIGGSSKILGSEQAADAEDDA